Proteins from a genomic interval of Hornefia porci:
- a CDS encoding cyclodeaminase/cyclohydrolase family protein — protein MKLVDMKVNEFLDVLKSDAPAPGGGSVSALSGAEGCALFVMVADLTLGKEKYADFQDICAAAKEKGLPLYRELTAAVDKDTDAYNLISDAFKLPKGTEEEKAARKKAIADGTLVATEVPFRTMQLGYEGLKLAETLVGHSNPNCASDLGVGILQLRSCVFGAWMNVLINLPGVKDAEKASYFGAEGQKMYEEASVISSRCFSAITESL, from the coding sequence ATGAAATTAGTCGACATGAAGGTGAATGAATTTCTGGACGTACTGAAATCTGACGCACCGGCGCCCGGCGGCGGTTCTGTCAGCGCCCTTTCGGGCGCGGAGGGCTGCGCTTTGTTCGTGATGGTCGCTGATCTCACACTGGGGAAGGAAAAGTACGCGGATTTCCAGGACATCTGCGCCGCGGCGAAGGAGAAGGGGCTGCCTTTGTACCGTGAGCTCACGGCTGCGGTGGACAAAGACACAGACGCCTATAACCTGATCTCGGACGCGTTTAAGCTGCCGAAGGGCACCGAAGAAGAGAAGGCGGCACGGAAGAAGGCCATCGCGGACGGAACGCTGGTGGCGACGGAGGTTCCCTTCCGCACGATGCAGCTGGGGTATGAGGGCCTGAAGCTTGCGGAAACGCTGGTCGGGCATTCCAATCCGAACTGCGCCAGCGATCTGGGCGTCGGCATTCTGCAGCTCCGGTCCTGTGTGTTCGGAGCGTGGATGAACGTCCTGATTAATCTGCCGGGCGTCAAGGACGCGGAGAAGGCTTCCTATTTCGGCGCGGAGGGGCAGAAAATGTATGAGGAAGCGTCGGTGATTTCCTCCCGCTGCTTCAGCGCTATCACAGAATCGTTATAA
- the hutI gene encoding imidazolonepropionase: MSTLLIKNIGTLQTPVGSYSHRGAEQGENRKLRDAAVYIRDGVITEITDGGDLPLGSESADVVLDANYRLVTPGLVDGHTHMVFGGYRQHEVAMKLKGATYLDILRAGGGILDTVRKTREADEADLCYKTGKFLDEMMNHGVTTCEAKSGYGLDFNSEMKMLEVIGRLNEFHAMDVIPTFMGPHAIPEEYKGRPDEFIDMVCGEMLPYVKEHKLAEFADIFCEDSVFNYEQSRKYLLRAKELGFGLRIHADEIEAIGGSRLAGELGCVSAEHLISIDEEGLESMAKGGTTAMCLPATSFYLGANYAPARRMIEMGIPVACASDFNPGSCPSMNLQFVMNLACLKYRMLPEEVLTAVTINPACAVGRGDRVGTLEVGKQADLVIWDAPDMEMLCYRFGSNMTARVVKKGKIIK, encoded by the coding sequence ATGTCTACATTACTGATAAAAAACATCGGCACCCTGCAGACTCCGGTGGGCAGCTACAGCCACCGGGGCGCGGAGCAGGGCGAAAACCGGAAGCTCCGGGACGCGGCCGTCTATATCCGGGACGGCGTGATCACTGAGATTACCGACGGAGGCGATCTCCCTCTGGGGTCGGAGAGCGCAGACGTGGTTCTGGATGCGAATTACCGGCTGGTCACGCCGGGCCTTGTGGACGGGCATACCCATATGGTCTTCGGCGGCTACCGGCAGCATGAGGTGGCGATGAAGCTGAAGGGCGCCACATATCTGGACATCCTCCGGGCCGGCGGCGGAATCCTGGACACGGTGCGGAAAACCAGAGAGGCGGACGAGGCGGATCTCTGCTACAAGACCGGAAAATTCCTGGACGAGATGATGAACCACGGAGTCACCACCTGCGAGGCCAAGAGCGGTTACGGACTCGATTTCAACAGCGAGATGAAGATGCTGGAGGTCATCGGGCGGCTGAACGAGTTTCACGCCATGGACGTGATCCCCACCTTTATGGGGCCGCACGCGATTCCCGAGGAGTACAAAGGCAGGCCCGATGAGTTTATCGACATGGTATGCGGCGAGATGCTCCCTTATGTGAAGGAGCATAAACTGGCGGAATTCGCGGACATCTTCTGCGAGGATTCAGTGTTCAACTATGAGCAGAGCCGGAAATACCTTCTGCGGGCGAAGGAGCTGGGCTTCGGACTGAGGATTCACGCGGATGAAATTGAGGCTATCGGAGGCTCCCGTCTGGCGGGGGAACTGGGCTGCGTCAGTGCGGAGCACCTGATTTCCATCGATGAAGAGGGACTGGAATCGATGGCGAAGGGAGGTACGACTGCGATGTGTCTTCCCGCGACGTCCTTCTATCTGGGGGCGAACTACGCACCGGCTCGCCGGATGATTGAAATGGGAATTCCGGTGGCCTGTGCCAGTGACTTCAATCCGGGTTCCTGCCCGTCTATGAACCTTCAGTTCGTGATGAATCTGGCGTGTCTGAAATACAGGATGCTGCCGGAGGAGGTTCTGACCGCGGTGACCATCAATCCGGCCTGCGCGGTGGGCAGAGGCGACCGGGTAGGGACGCTGGAGGTCGGAAAGCAGGCAGATCTCGTGATCTGGGATGCGCCGGATATGGAAATGCTCTGTTATCGTTTTGGCTCAAATATGACCGCGAGGGTCGTCAAGAAAGGAAAAATTATAAAATGA
- a CDS encoding urocanate hydratase: MLNNNEIKGAMKIQLGNEYPDYPEFQEGIRRAPDRGFRLTRAQAKIALKNALRYVPEELHEKLAPEFMEELTTYGRVYAYRYRPEGRIYGKPIDEYKGKCLAGKAFQVMIDNNLDFEVALYPYELVTYGETGSVCQNWLQYRLIKKYLEELTEDQTLVVESGNPLGLFPSKPDAPRVIITNALMIGEYDNLEDWEIAEEMGVANYGQMTAGGWMYIGPQGIVHGTFNTILNAGRKYLGVAEQDDLAGHTFVSSGLGGMSGAQPKAANIANAVGIFAEVDYSRIETRHDQGWVDVVMDDLDEIFRLANEKKAAKEGISIAYHGNIVDLLEAAVEKNFKIDLLSDQTSCHNVYNGGYCPAGMSFEERTELLHSDREEFRRQVDKTLRRHFEAIRTLTERGSYFFDYGNSFMKAMYDSGIKEMSKNGVDDKDGFIWPSYVEDIMGPVLFDYGYGPFRWVCLSGKPEDLAATDKAAMDTIDPNRRAQDRDNWVWIRDAGKNKLVVGTQARILYQDAEGRRDIALAFNKLVREGKCGPIMMGRDHHDVSGTDSPFRETSNIKDGSNVMADMAVQCYAGNAARGMSLCALHNGGGVGIGKAVNGGFGLLLDGSERVDEIIRSAIMWDVMGGVARRSWARNENALSTAAAYNRNYDGKGHITLPFLADDELVESVVDRFVK; the protein is encoded by the coding sequence ATGCTTAATAACAACGAGATAAAAGGCGCAATGAAAATTCAGCTGGGAAATGAATATCCCGATTACCCGGAATTTCAGGAGGGAATCCGGAGAGCGCCGGACCGGGGATTCCGGCTCACCAGGGCGCAGGCGAAAATCGCACTGAAGAACGCCCTGCGCTATGTGCCGGAAGAACTGCACGAGAAACTGGCGCCGGAATTTATGGAAGAACTGACCACATATGGTCGTGTGTACGCGTACCGCTATCGTCCGGAAGGAAGAATCTACGGAAAGCCCATCGATGAGTACAAAGGAAAGTGCCTGGCCGGAAAGGCCTTTCAGGTCATGATCGACAACAACCTGGATTTCGAGGTGGCGCTGTACCCCTATGAGCTGGTCACCTACGGCGAAACCGGATCCGTCTGCCAGAACTGGCTTCAGTACCGGCTGATCAAGAAATATCTGGAGGAGCTGACGGAGGATCAGACGCTGGTCGTAGAGTCCGGAAATCCGCTGGGACTGTTCCCCTCCAAACCGGACGCGCCCCGCGTCATCATCACCAACGCTCTGATGATCGGAGAATACGACAACCTGGAGGACTGGGAAATCGCGGAGGAAATGGGCGTGGCCAACTACGGACAGATGACTGCCGGCGGCTGGATGTACATCGGACCGCAGGGTATTGTTCACGGAACCTTCAACACGATTCTCAACGCAGGCAGAAAGTACCTGGGCGTTGCGGAGCAGGACGACCTGGCCGGACATACCTTTGTATCCTCAGGCCTGGGCGGAATGAGCGGCGCGCAGCCGAAGGCCGCGAACATCGCCAATGCTGTGGGAATCTTCGCCGAGGTGGATTACTCCCGCATTGAGACACGGCACGACCAGGGATGGGTGGACGTGGTCATGGACGATCTGGACGAAATTTTCCGGCTGGCCAATGAGAAGAAAGCGGCGAAGGAGGGAATCTCCATCGCTTACCATGGAAATATCGTGGATCTGCTGGAGGCCGCGGTCGAGAAGAATTTCAAGATCGATCTTCTGTCCGATCAGACCTCCTGCCATAACGTGTATAACGGAGGCTACTGCCCGGCGGGTATGAGCTTCGAGGAGCGCACAGAGCTTCTGCACAGCGACAGAGAGGAATTCCGCCGGCAGGTGGACAAAACTCTGCGCAGGCATTTCGAGGCGATTCGCACTCTGACGGAGAGAGGAAGCTACTTCTTCGACTACGGCAATTCCTTTATGAAGGCGATGTATGATTCCGGCATTAAGGAAATGTCGAAGAACGGCGTGGACGACAAAGACGGGTTCATCTGGCCCTCTTATGTAGAGGACATCATGGGTCCGGTGCTGTTTGACTACGGATACGGCCCATTCCGCTGGGTCTGCCTCTCCGGAAAACCGGAGGACCTGGCGGCGACGGACAAAGCGGCGATGGACACCATCGACCCGAACCGCAGAGCGCAGGACAGAGACAACTGGGTATGGATCCGCGATGCCGGGAAAAATAAGCTGGTGGTCGGAACCCAGGCCCGCATACTTTATCAGGACGCGGAAGGCCGACGGGACATCGCGCTGGCATTTAACAAGCTGGTTCGGGAGGGAAAATGCGGTCCGATCATGATGGGCCGGGATCATCACGACGTATCCGGTACGGATTCCCCGTTCCGTGAGACCTCCAACATCAAGGACGGCTCCAATGTCATGGCGGATATGGCGGTGCAGTGCTATGCCGGCAACGCGGCCAGAGGAATGTCCCTCTGCGCGCTGCATAACGGCGGCGGCGTCGGCATCGGAAAAGCGGTCAACGGCGGCTTCGGTCTGCTGCTGGACGGCTCTGAGCGTGTGGATGAGATCATTCGCTCCGCCATCATGTGGGACGTGATGGGAGGCGTGGCACGGAGAAGCTGGGCCAGAAACGAGAACGCTCTCTCCACCGCGGCTGCATACAACAGAAATTACGACGGGAAAGGTCATATCACACTGCCGTTCCTGGCAGACGACGAGCTGGTGGAAAGCGTCGTTGACCGATTTGTGAAATAG
- the hutH gene encoding histidine ammonia-lyase, with protein sequence MAVVINGKDLTVEEVIRVCRGMEEVSISPDAEKRVNKARAYIDKKLDEGAIIYGLTTGFGKFANVFIDRDETTALQHNLIISHTCGMGEPYEQKYVRAAMLLRCNALSRGNSGIRFSTIQTMVDMLNAGIHPQIPCKGSLGASGDLAPLSFIALGLIGLGNVEYKGQIMPAAEAMEKEGIRPVELAAKEGLALNNGTQMMTAVGVNVLWDAMHLMKVADLAAAMTAEALHGITKAYDPKVHELRGHKGQIESAENLRTLLKGSKNAMRVQNTKVQDPYTLRCVPQIHGASRDAIEYVYDAVSREINAVTDNPIVFPDDDDVISGGNFHGQPMALAFDFLKIAVSELADVSERRAERMINPSLSEGLPGFLTLHAGVCSGFMIAQYAAASMVSENKIYDHPACVDSIPSSGNQEDHVSMGTTSARTAAMVLDNAEKVLGIEIATAAQAIWLREKIGESKISNLAPATKAAYEYIRTKSDPIDQDVIMHDELVKFDEMIKDNSLLEVVEKEVTLK encoded by the coding sequence ATGGCAGTAGTAATCAACGGGAAAGACCTTACAGTAGAAGAAGTAATCCGCGTCTGCCGCGGAATGGAGGAAGTCAGCATCTCTCCGGACGCGGAGAAGAGAGTGAACAAGGCGAGGGCCTACATCGACAAAAAACTGGACGAGGGCGCGATCATTTACGGCCTGACGACAGGATTCGGCAAATTCGCAAACGTTTTCATCGATCGCGATGAGACGACCGCGCTGCAGCATAACCTGATCATCAGTCATACCTGCGGCATGGGCGAACCCTACGAACAGAAATACGTGAGAGCGGCGATGCTGCTCCGCTGCAACGCTTTGTCCCGGGGCAACTCCGGAATCCGGTTCTCCACGATTCAGACGATGGTGGACATGCTGAACGCAGGCATCCATCCGCAGATCCCCTGCAAGGGAAGCCTGGGAGCCTCCGGCGATCTGGCGCCGCTTTCCTTCATCGCACTGGGACTCATCGGACTCGGGAACGTCGAGTATAAAGGTCAGATCATGCCGGCGGCAGAGGCCATGGAGAAGGAGGGCATCCGGCCGGTGGAGCTGGCGGCCAAGGAGGGCCTCGCACTGAACAACGGAACACAGATGATGACCGCCGTCGGCGTGAATGTTTTGTGGGATGCGATGCACCTGATGAAGGTGGCCGACCTGGCGGCCGCGATGACCGCAGAAGCACTTCACGGTATCACCAAGGCGTATGATCCCAAGGTTCACGAGCTTCGCGGGCACAAAGGACAGATCGAGTCGGCAGAGAATCTGCGGACCCTGCTGAAGGGAAGCAAGAACGCCATGAGGGTGCAGAACACCAAGGTGCAGGATCCGTATACGCTCCGTTGCGTTCCGCAGATCCACGGCGCCAGCAGAGACGCCATCGAATATGTGTACGATGCGGTGTCCAGAGAAATCAATGCGGTGACTGACAATCCCATCGTGTTCCCGGATGACGATGATGTAATCTCCGGCGGAAACTTCCACGGACAGCCGATGGCACTGGCCTTCGACTTTCTGAAAATCGCTGTTTCCGAGCTGGCGGACGTTTCCGAACGCCGGGCGGAGCGGATGATCAACCCGTCGCTTTCAGAGGGACTTCCCGGATTCCTGACCCTGCATGCGGGCGTCTGCTCCGGCTTCATGATCGCCCAGTATGCGGCCGCGTCCATGGTTTCGGAGAACAAAATCTATGACCATCCGGCCTGCGTGGATTCCATCCCGTCCTCCGGAAATCAGGAGGATCACGTATCCATGGGAACGACCTCCGCGAGAACGGCGGCAATGGTCCTGGACAACGCGGAGAAGGTGCTGGGAATCGAGATTGCCACGGCGGCTCAGGCGATCTGGCTGAGAGAGAAGATCGGAGAGAGTAAGATTTCCAACCTGGCGCCGGCGACAAAGGCCGCTTATGAATATATCAGAACAAAGTCAGATCCCATCGATCAGGATGTGATCATGCACGACGAGCTGGTGAAATTCGATGAAATGATTAAAGACAACAGCCTGCTGGAGGTTGTGGAAAAAGAGGTTACACTGAAATAG
- a CDS encoding ferredoxin domain-containing protein, producing MLRYVEDMEAELALATAEKMVAAIKTAPKASGQDKVVAAIASGSDKDRIVRKMRKLGEEYEEEFITRDAGCLEKCKCVVLVGVRDVPHGLDHCGMCGFENCAELRKAGGNCALTTTDLGIAIGSAVSIAADSRVDNRVMYSVGKAVSQMDIFPSDVRVCYGIPLSISAKSIFFDRGPGAVLISGKDE from the coding sequence ATGCTTAGATACGTAGAAGATATGGAAGCGGAGCTCGCTCTCGCCACAGCAGAGAAAATGGTAGCGGCGATCAAAACCGCACCGAAGGCAAGCGGTCAGGACAAGGTGGTGGCTGCAATCGCCTCCGGCAGCGACAAGGACCGTATCGTCCGGAAAATGCGCAAGCTCGGGGAGGAGTATGAGGAGGAATTCATCACCCGGGACGCGGGATGTCTGGAGAAATGCAAATGCGTTGTGCTCGTCGGTGTCCGCGACGTTCCGCACGGGCTGGATCACTGCGGGATGTGCGGTTTTGAAAACTGCGCAGAGCTGCGGAAAGCGGGCGGAAACTGCGCGCTGACCACAACAGATCTGGGCATCGCAATCGGCTCGGCGGTTTCCATCGCCGCTGACAGCCGTGTGGACAACCGTGTCATGTATTCCGTCGGGAAGGCAGTGAGCCAGATGGACATCTTTCCGTCCGACGTGCGCGTATGCTACGGCATACCGCTCTCCATTTCCGCCAAGAGCATTTTCTTTGACCGGGGTCCCGGCGCGGTGCTCATTTCGGGGAAAGACGAGTAG
- the rpsR gene encoding 30S ribosomal protein S18, whose translation MDNRRHGGPRRRKVCQFCADKSEAIDYKDVEKLKKYVTERGKILPKRITGTCAKHQRELTTAIKRARIVALLPYVAD comes from the coding sequence ATGGATAACAGAAGACATGGCGGACCGAGAAGAAGAAAGGTATGCCAGTTTTGTGCGGATAAATCAGAAGCAATCGATTACAAAGATGTAGAGAAGCTGAAGAAGTACGTTACCGAAAGAGGTAAGATCCTTCCGAAGCGGATCACCGGAACTTGCGCCAAGCATCAGAGAGAGCTGACCACCGCAATCAAGCGCGCAAGAATCGTCGCTTTGCTGCCATACGTCGCAGACTAA
- a CDS encoding single-stranded DNA-binding protein — protein sequence MNSVQLIGRLTRDPEVRYTASQMAVATFTIAIDRPTRAGEERKADFPRITVFGRQAETCEKYLTKGRKVAIEGRIQTGSYQNKNGETVYTTDVVANRVEFIDWGGDRQDGGSQNYARPQSAPAPQRQQEPEAAVPPAFEAIEDDVPF from the coding sequence ATGAATAGTGTTCAACTGATCGGAAGACTGACCAGAGACCCGGAGGTGCGGTACACAGCGTCACAGATGGCTGTCGCTACCTTCACCATCGCGATCGATCGTCCGACGAGGGCCGGTGAGGAGAGGAAGGCGGACTTCCCCCGGATCACGGTGTTCGGAAGACAGGCGGAAACCTGTGAGAAGTATCTGACCAAGGGCCGTAAGGTTGCGATCGAGGGCAGAATCCAGACCGGAAGCTACCAGAACAAGAACGGAGAGACGGTCTACACGACGGATGTCGTTGCCAATCGGGTTGAATTCATCGATTGGGGAGGAGACCGTCAGGACGGCGGTTCTCAGAATTACGCAAGACCTCAGTCCGCTCCGGCGCCGCAGAGACAGCAGGAACCGGAAGCAGCGGTTCCCCCCGCCTTCGAGGCAATCGAAGACGACGTTCCATTCTAA
- the rpsF gene encoding 30S ribosomal protein S6 yields the protein MTNYELMFIINPTLEEEKKNAVVEKVTGIITNGGGEVSKTDVWGMRKLAYPIEKKEEGYYVVLEFQAAPELPKELNRRLRISDDVMRHLVINKDAR from the coding sequence ATGACAAACTATGAATTGATGTTCATTATCAATCCGACTCTGGAAGAGGAGAAGAAGAACGCTGTCGTTGAGAAGGTCACTGGGATCATTACCAACGGAGGCGGCGAGGTTTCCAAAACAGATGTCTGGGGAATGAGAAAGCTGGCTTATCCGATCGAGAAGAAGGAGGAAGGCTACTACGTCGTTCTCGAGTTCCAGGCCGCTCCGGAGCTGCCGAAGGAGCTGAACAGAAGGCTGAGAATTTCCGACGATGTAATGAGACATCTGGTCATCAACAAGGATGCCAGATAA
- a CDS encoding ATP-binding protein, whose translation MIKRDNYLRRLISNRDNGFPKVITGIRRCGKSYLLKEIYRQYLIDQGVNSDAILILELDDFRNARYRDPIELGNYVREYCKSKEQCYVILDEIQMVFTIKNPVLTDGKHIPAGKTDTEVVSFVDVILGLSREKNIDLYVTGSNSRMLSSDIITEFRDKAVNIALAPLSFEEFYEYRGGSSSDAIYEYMQYGGMPLAVLKDKAEKETYLKGLFKMTYFRDILERNKLRKGSSLDELCNIISESTGSLMNSTKISNTFKSVKHENIDKQTVDKYISLFKDAFIIREASRFDLKGRTEIGALRKYYFCDTGLRNARLNFAYPDEGQMLENMVFNELLYQGYTVNVGVFNTVEKNKNGNSVRKDHEVDFYAVKGNRAYYIQVTADISNKVTKDREIRPFILLNDQIQKVIVVNKPITETRDEKGFTVIGAADFLLRFIRN comes from the coding sequence GTGATTAAAAGGGATAATTATCTCCGGCGGCTCATATCAAATAGAGATAACGGTTTTCCCAAGGTGATTACCGGCATAAGGAGATGCGGCAAGTCATATTTACTTAAGGAAATATACAGGCAGTATTTGATTGATCAGGGAGTAAACAGCGATGCTATTCTGATCCTGGAACTTGATGATTTCCGAAATGCGAGATACAGAGATCCGATAGAATTGGGCAATTATGTCCGGGAATACTGCAAGTCCAAAGAGCAGTGTTATGTCATTCTGGACGAGATACAGATGGTTTTTACAATTAAAAATCCGGTTCTTACAGATGGAAAGCATATTCCTGCCGGCAAAACAGATACTGAAGTGGTCTCCTTTGTTGATGTTATACTGGGGCTTTCGCGCGAGAAGAATATAGATCTTTATGTGACCGGGTCAAATTCCAGGATGCTTTCTTCAGACATAATTACGGAATTCAGAGATAAAGCCGTAAACATAGCTCTGGCACCTTTGTCATTTGAAGAGTTCTATGAGTACAGAGGAGGCAGTTCTTCAGATGCGATATACGAGTATATGCAGTATGGAGGCATGCCGCTGGCGGTACTTAAGGACAAAGCAGAGAAGGAGACTTATCTTAAGGGGCTTTTTAAAATGACATATTTCAGGGATATTCTGGAACGCAATAAGCTGAGGAAGGGCAGCTCGCTTGACGAATTATGCAATATAATCAGTGAATCTACAGGTTCACTGATGAATTCCACTAAAATATCCAACACTTTTAAGAGCGTTAAGCACGAAAATATCGATAAACAAACAGTAGATAAATATATCAGTCTCTTTAAGGATGCCTTCATTATAAGAGAGGCGTCCCGATTTGATCTTAAAGGACGTACTGAGATCGGAGCGCTCAGAAAGTATTATTTCTGTGATACCGGGCTGAGAAATGCCCGATTGAATTTCGCTTATCCTGATGAAGGGCAAATGCTGGAAAATATGGTATTCAACGAATTGCTTTATCAGGGATATACAGTTAATGTCGGAGTTTTCAACACAGTTGAAAAGAACAAAAACGGCAATTCGGTCAGAAAGGATCATGAAGTCGATTTCTATGCGGTAAAGGGTAACAGAGCATATTATATCCAGGTTACAGCAGACATTTCGAATAAGGTGACGAAGGACAGGGAGATTCGTCCTTTCATATTATTAAATGATCAGATTCAAAAGGTGATCGTTGTCAACAAACCTATAACTGAGACCCGGGACGAAAAAGGATTCACAGTAATCGGCGCTGCAGATTTTTTACTCAGATTTATACGGAACTGA
- a CDS encoding DUF2812 domain-containing protein: MRKDRKYVFETLMYRDFERRESYYTDMAAEGWHLKKYGLCVTVFERGEPEPGRRYRLLPKKGTPDPQKRELFLAGGWKQVDAGGSWDIYYTDDRSAEELFTDGISYRSYMADFIGGELLWLIIFLVTGIWMVHGNLSALLLFKPGTWMMAVDEVGICVLAAMPVFLICSAGLWIDYFITSADIIRRIKHGTVRHDLPWKRKARIGRIATVLILVSLAVVLAGSLSGRGELSRDELQNFHAEHPVQFGAIDPSANRVIQQCIRTNIWEDPNSFEASVDSNVLFRKKITVSYTVGDGKPPRSYPDIAYNQMDYQARYYEARSERIARIFLEGVISEDIRSAIRSGDLPSDADMNKIQRDVRGTDYAGYYGSADTAQHLYLRRGRYIEIASYSGMEDSRYLLSRDLDKFVKNLQ, encoded by the coding sequence ATGAGAAAGGACAGAAAATATGTTTTTGAAACGCTGATGTATCGCGATTTCGAACGACGGGAAAGCTATTACACGGATATGGCGGCTGAGGGATGGCACCTGAAAAAATACGGATTATGTGTTACTGTCTTTGAACGGGGAGAACCCGAGCCGGGGCGGCGGTACAGGCTCCTGCCGAAAAAGGGAACTCCGGATCCGCAGAAGCGGGAGCTTTTCCTGGCAGGCGGCTGGAAACAGGTGGACGCAGGCGGGAGCTGGGACATCTATTATACTGACGACCGCTCGGCAGAGGAACTGTTCACGGACGGAATCAGCTATCGGAGCTATATGGCGGATTTTATCGGAGGCGAGCTGCTGTGGCTTATCATCTTTCTTGTTACCGGCATCTGGATGGTACATGGAAATCTGTCAGCGCTGCTGCTGTTTAAACCGGGTACCTGGATGATGGCGGTAGATGAGGTTGGAATCTGTGTTCTGGCAGCAATGCCTGTCTTTCTGATCTGCTCTGCCGGGCTCTGGATAGACTATTTCATAACCAGTGCAGATATCATCCGTCGCATTAAGCACGGCACAGTGCGGCACGACCTTCCCTGGAAGCGCAAAGCCCGAATTGGAAGAATTGCTACGGTTCTGATTCTGGTCAGTCTGGCGGTGGTACTGGCGGGAAGCCTGTCCGGACGGGGTGAACTTTCCAGAGATGAACTTCAGAATTTTCATGCTGAACATCCTGTTCAGTTCGGGGCGATAGATCCGTCGGCGAATCGTGTCATACAGCAATGCATCCGGACAAACATATGGGAAGATCCCAACTCGTTCGAGGCGTCTGTGGACAGCAACGTATTGTTTCGGAAGAAGATTACCGTCAGTTACACGGTGGGTGACGGTAAGCCGCCGAGGTCTTATCCGGATATTGCTTATAATCAGATGGATTATCAGGCGCGGTATTATGAAGCCCGGAGCGAACGCATAGCAAGGATTTTCCTGGAGGGTGTAATCAGCGAGGATATCCGTTCAGCTATCAGGAGCGGCGACCTGCCCTCCGACGCGGACATGAACAAAATACAGCGGGATGTGCGTGGTACGGATTATGCCGGGTACTACGGCAGTGCAGACACCGCTCAGCATCTGTACCTGCGCCGCGGACGATACATCGAAATCGCCTCATACAGCGGGATGGAAGACAGCAGGTATCTGCTCAGCCGGGATCTGGACAAGTTTGTAAAAAATCTTCAATAA
- a CDS encoding PadR family transcriptional regulator: MSKKPLETLTETMFYVLMAFYGQEMCGTEIARYVRELTKGEVSMGPGTLYTILSQFQREALIERTGSEGRKITYAITERGRQMYRSELRRLRRCLADAETAGAERGKL; this comes from the coding sequence GTGTCAAAAAAACCTCTGGAAACTCTGACGGAGACCATGTTCTATGTATTGATGGCGTTTTACGGGCAGGAAATGTGCGGGACGGAGATCGCCCGTTATGTCAGGGAGCTGACGAAGGGTGAGGTCTCTATGGGACCCGGCACTTTATATACGATTCTGTCCCAGTTTCAGAGGGAAGCTCTGATTGAAAGGACAGGGTCAGAAGGAAGAAAGATCACCTACGCGATAACAGAGCGGGGACGGCAGATGTATCGGTCGGAGCTGCGCCGGCTGCGGCGCTGCCTGGCAGACGCGGAGACTGCCGGCGCGGAAAGGGGAAAACTATGA